The proteins below are encoded in one region of Saccopteryx leptura isolate mSacLep1 chromosome 1, mSacLep1_pri_phased_curated, whole genome shotgun sequence:
- the NUDT6 gene encoding nucleoside diphosphate-linked moiety X motif 6 isoform X2 produces MWKLPGGLSEPGEDIDNTAVREVFEETGVHSEFRSLLSVRQQHYHPGAFGKSDMYIICRLQPCSFAIELCPHECLRAEWMDLEQLARTERATPVTSRAARLLLYGHREGFDKVDLTMDELPAVYTGLSYKLYHRPLPDTYRRMAGVD; encoded by the coding sequence ACAACACGGCAGTCCGAGAAGTCTTTGAGGAGACTGGTGTCCACTCGGAGTTCAGGTCCCTCCTGAGCGTCCGGCAGCAACACTACCACCCCGGGGCCTTCGGAAAGTCGGACATGTACATCATCTGCCGCCTCCAGCCATGTTCCTTCGCCATTGAGCTCTGCCCACACGAGTGCCTGCGGGCCGAGTGGATGGACCTGGAGCAGCTGGCCAGGACCGAGCGTGCCACGCCCGTCACCAGCAGAGCGGCCAGGCTGCTGCTATACGGGCACCGGGAAGGCTTCGACAAGGTCGACCTGACCATGGACGAGCTCCCGGCCGTCTATACAGGCCTGTCCTACAAGCTCTATCACCGGCCCCTGCCAGACACTTACAGAAGGATGGCAGGAGTGGACTGA